DNA from Rosa rugosa chromosome 6, drRosRugo1.1, whole genome shotgun sequence:
agattttcaaaatccatgaaagcctttgggtacagacagagcaattttgaccataccttgtttatcaaacgcaagaatggtaagattacagctcttattgtgtatgttgatgacatgattgttacaggggatgatccgaaagagaggaatgaattgcaaaagtatctgtcaaaggagtttgaaatgaaggatctgggacaactgaagtattttctgggtattgaagttgcaaggtctaagaaggggattttgctttcacaaaggaagtatgtccttgatttacttgctgaaacagggatgctggactgcagaccaatggagacacccattgagatgaatcacagacttgctatttatcctgatcaagttccaactgacaaagggaggtatcaacgtcttgtaggaaggttgatttatctttcacatactagacctgatattgcttatgctgtgagtgttgttagtcaatttatgcattgtcctagtgaagagcatatggatgcagtctttcgtattttgaagtacttgaagatggcgccaggtaaagggttactgtttcagaaaaaagatgaattggaagttgttgggtacacagatgcagattgggctggtgataaaactgacagacgttctacatctgggtacttcacttttgttggagggaaccttgtcacttggcatagcaaaaagcagaaagttgttgccagatcaagtgcagaagctgagttccgaggtatggcacacggagtctgtgaaatgttgtggattcgtaatgtcttgaaagacttgggttacaagcttaaaaagcctatggatttgcattgtgataatacagctgccattgagattgcacataatccagttcagcatgatagaacaaagcatgtggaggttgaccgtcattttattaaagaaaatcttgacagaaaggttattcgttttccatttgtaaactcagaggagcaattagctgatgttcttactaaaggagtgtccaggaaggtatttgacagctcagttgacaagttgggcatgatagatatctatgcaccaacttgagggggagtgtagaatcgctgtaaatctgtatgtaattaggattttatttaattaggatatcctgtaattatggaatatcctgtaattatggaaagattgtttcctattagagttagactactcctttgtacttgtatatataccctcattgtgggatgaatagaattatcaaattaaccctgaattgaagtattcttttctactcaaGGCTCTACCAATTACTCCTGGTAAGAAtaattactttgttttaattcaATTGTATATAACTCTGTAgaaaaactggatttgaaaatTTGGAGATGATTGTATGCTGATCATGAATTTATTTATCgtctgttttctttatttttcttagcCTCACTTTATCATGTCCTTGACATGCATATATCTGATAATCAATTGGAATTATTTTGCAAGTataatgtttttgttttggtttttttttttttgcaaattcaGTTTTTCTTCTTGACACTCTCAAGTAACTGCAGAAATGATATGGCAGTTCAATAACATCAGAGGCAATAAAAGTTCCCCAAGCCGTGATCATGATTCTTATGGAGAAGGTAGTCCTAGCTGGAGATGATGATTATGGTTATCTGGTCTGGagctttcactttttttttttttttttttttttttttttttacttttcccTGTGCTGCTTAAGGATAAAGAAAGTGAAGTCTCCTGTCCGGACAAAAGGAGAAAGTGATGAAAAGACGGGTGATACTCCATCTTGAATTGAAGCTTTTCTATCAGTGTAACATCTCCAAAACTTttatttccttctttttttgtattttttgacTCCTGTAGTCTTTAAGCACCAATTAAGGTAAAAAACACTGGCAatgctatatctagctagccaGCTGCAATGGTTACATTCTAGGAAAAACGACTTTCTATATATCCAGTCCTTGTGCTTTGTACGGTCCGGTTTACCTATGAATATTGGTTGATGGCTCTTTATAACTTTTTCAAAATTTCCTCAACTCCTGAGGTTGTGGTTGAATCATTTTTTGTTATGCCCTTCTGTAATGGTGTTATTACTTTCCTCAGCAATTTTAACATTGGTACAAAGTAAGGAGTATCTTTACATCTTAGAGGAATGTCTAACTCGGATACCTTAAAGTCTAGATCGATGATCCACATAGGAAAAAGCACAAAAAGGGGTTATAGGAAGTTTTATTTTCTCTGATTTTGCAGGAGACTCTCAAAGCTATGGAGCTCCATGCCGTCTTCTACAACTTCAAAATGGAGTCAAATAAAAAGGaaagaggagagaaaaaaaGGAACTAAGTCAAGTATGCTTAAGTTACTTGAGTGTATTGTTATTCTACTATTCTAGCTAGGTTGTTTATGGGAGTCAACTGAGAATCGCCCACAACAGGCATGTTACTCGTCCAAgactttaatttttatttttcctgaATGTTGAATCAAAGCATTTGACACAATTAATCAAACAATTATAATTTGCAGCTGCAGAAAGCAACAAGatacagaaaagaagaaaaagcaatcaAGTTTTACATTTTGTCAAACATATTGGAGGTGTTTTGGTATTTTAATCTGTCATTTATTTAGAGGTGAGGCCAACCTTGATCTTCTTAATGGTATCAATGTCAGTCTTGAATGATTTAGCGAGGATCTCATCATCAATTCCTGTGGCAAACACTGACAATGGCACTGAAACTGTTCCAGCATTTGCACTTCCAAATGCTGAAACAGCAAAAGAAGGCATGTTTGGCTGTGTGTTATACTGATAGTGAACTAGTCCCTTTGGAAACACAAAAAGGTCACCAACTTGAAGCTTTTGAGTATACAGAACGTTCTTTGTGTCGACAAACCCTACTTCCAAGGAACCAGCAACAAGGAACAAAAGTTCAGCCGAGCGAGGGTGTGTGTGAGGAGGGTTTAGTCCACCATTTGCAGGAAACTGTAGCACCGCGTATGACACACTTTGGCCGTCAAGAGCAGGGAATTCAGTCAAGGAAGCTTTTGTTACCTTAAAGGTTTCGGGAACTCCATTGAACACACCACGCAGTCCAGTGTAGGTAAAGAAGGTCCCATCAACTGTGGTGTTATTTTGTGGCACTATAAAGTCGTAAAGAATGTCAGGATCACCTGCTAAGGTCCTTTTGGAGGTGGCCAAGGCAAGTACTAATATCAGTAGTGGGAAGTATTTCAAGGCCATGGTAGAtaactggttttttttttcttttttggcaaaAAGCTAACTGGTTAATTAGGCTTGAAATAACCTGCCTGCTGGGGATAGTGGTGCTGGTAATCACTATCTgttaggtatatatatatgctaaaTTTCTGGGAGCTAATGAGTTTCTGGATATCAACCAAAAACGATGAGTTTTGTTATCAACCAATAAGATGAGTTTCTGGTTATCAACTTCTAGTTTGAAATGTTCTACgctatttctttgttttctacTTCTTGGCCAGATTGAAATGTCATAGGCCGGTTTTTAGCATACCTAACTATAATCAACTTGACTGAACTTCTTATGATATGTCACAATTCAGTGCTGACTGCTGACTGCTAACATGGTTTATAGAGGGATAAGTAACAAAATGGACAAGGAACATTCAAGCGGGTGCCCCGAAGGCCGGAAGCAAGAGCGTTGCTTACTTCCAAAGGGGAAAACAACATTGATCATTGGCAAACTAAAATCCAGAAAATAGGCGGAAAGCAAGTGAAAGTCTACACGCTCTTGTACATTGTGTCACATTAATTGTACACCAGATCCCTGGCTCTATAGCACTGGATATAGTTAACAGCTCTTGGTGGGAATCACCTGGTATATCATTGGAAATTTGGAATGATATCATGAGAGGAAAATTAATTTTACAAATGAAATTCCATTTCCAATTAACACTTCACAGTATCATCAAACAAGGAGAGGTAGGCAGACTTCATTGAGATCATCCACAACTTTTTTCATCTGAACTAATTTCTAGCTAGATATGAGTTGCTTACATCAGTGCAGTATCTTATATATGCTCACGTAACATGAAATGCGATCAATGCGTGCAGATTGGTAATGCACCAATAGAGGATGAAACAGATCAGAAGGGATTATTGATTGCTTAAGCGTAGGATCAGAAATCGATTTCTGACCGGCTGTACAGTGACATTAGGAGAGAATGCAACTTCAGTGAGTAAAACATATCCAAAGTGTGTAATTAACTTTGAGGTGTACAAAATCATAGACATGTACAGGATGTACCCTTCCGCGCCATTGAAGGCACTCCCGCTTTTCTATAGCTGTGAGTCACACTAGCATAACTAGTTACCGTGAATATATGTAGGAAGGACGGCACAAGAGACCAGTAAGGTTATTTGTACTTCAATAATTCAGAAGTCCAAAAGGCACTGCATGCCAATGTCACCGCCATTCCCTATACTTGGACTCACTGCAGCAATCACATCACCTTCTGGAAGGATGCACTATCATCATTTCTTCCCGTGATCGAAAGCTTGTAGAAGGGGGTCGAAGGGGGTCTCGGCATCTGGGTTATAGGTATGTACAGAGTCACATACATTTACTCCTTTCACTTCAATGATCAAAGTGTTGTTCTAGCGGACATATATGTACTCTGAATAGATGTATCTGCAGTGGAAATACTGATGGCAGAGTTCCAGTGACATCAACTGGATATGCGTTGAAGAAAATGGGATTGAAGATCAAGCAAGACTGGACTCCATGATACAATACCAAACAGGTAACTCAATCACCCTTGGCCTCCCTCCATATCAATCTTAGCTTCTACTCTTATTATTTGCGTAAATATGTCCTGACAAACTGATTAATGTTTGCAATATTCGTAGGTGGGCTGGTGAGAGTTGCTGATGATTACGGGCTTATGTTTGTTACAATTAAAGGAGCAGGTCATTAAGTTCCAGTTTTTGCACCAAAGCAGGCGCTCCTGCACTAGGAGTCTCCAACATaaaccatataaacatcatcaGTCTCCCTTCATCGTTTTGTCAATGCATAGATCATGAAATTGCCGAGTCTCTGACCTATAGCGGTTAAAAGACTTTCATTTTTACTAGCCAGAATACAAGTCTTCAATGTCATTGTTTATTTGTAACTCTCAAACTAGTTAAAAGAACAAAATCATTGTGGAATTAAacagatgattttttttttcagtgctTCTTTGTATAGTCTgagcaaaaaaaatttcaatgccTCTTTGTACCAAAATTTTCTCTAttaatattctcaaaaaaaaaaaaaatctctattaAATCATTTAAATGAACTCAGATTACATCAAACAAGCTATCTATGCCTATTAAGTGACTGACTTCTCTTCTAAATTCTAATATCCAACGTCACTGAAACAATCATCCTTTTTTCAAATTAACAGCCATTCTAGcaacaataaaaaaacaaacaaacaaaaaatactaTCCAAAAGGATGATCATAAAGAAACCTGACTACTCTTGTTCATGTTGGTGGCAATCGCCAAAAATTGGATACAGAGGGGGAGAAACCGTTGGTTCCCACTGCTTTCTTTTCCCTACTCTTCTGTCAATCTTCTTCACTTTAACAACCAAAGAAGCCAGGACCTGCCTGTTTAAGAAGTTCCTGTCCTGCATCCTTACCTATCTCCATCATCTCTTTATAAGCATACAGGCCTTTCCTAGACGTCTCTAGTACTGAAACTCAGACAGAAGAAAGTATAATTAATTGCTGCCAAAGAT
Protein-coding regions in this window:
- the LOC133713475 gene encoding putative germin-like protein 9-2; protein product: MALKYFPLLILVLALATSKRTLAGDPDILYDFIVPQNNTTVDGTFFTYTGLRGVFNGVPETFKVTKASLTEFPALDGQSVSYAVLQFPANGGLNPPHTHPRSAELLFLVAGSLEVGFVDTKNVLYTQKLQVGDLFVFPKGLVHYQYNTQPNMPSFAVSAFGSANAGTVSVPLSVFATGIDDEILAKSFKTDIDTIKKIKVGLTSK